GGTCGCCGCGGATCCGACCCTGCTCGCCGACGAGCGCCAGTACAGCGTCTGGATCAAGCCCGCCGGTGTTCTGGCACAAGGCACGCGAACCGGCGACCACTGCGCGCTGCTGCGCCTGGTCGAAGCAAAACTGGGGCGGGAAACATTCCTGGTGCATCGGCTCGATCGCGAAGCGGCCGGCCTGATGCTGATCGCCCACAACGCGAAAGCCGCCGCCGCCCTTTCGGACTTGTTTGCACGCCGGCAGCTGGAGAAAACCTATCGCGTCGACGTCCGCGGACGACTGCCCGAAACCGGCCAGTTCGACGCGCCGCTCGACGGCAAGCCATCGCGCACGACGTATCACTGCACGCACTATGACGCCGACTCCGATTGCAGTACGGCACTGGTGCAGATCGAATCGGGCCGCAAGCACCAGATCCGCCGCCATTTCGCGGACGCGGGATTCCCGGTCCTTGGCGATCCGCGATATGGCCAGTTCAACAGCGACTCGCGCGGTCTTCGGCTGGCCGCGATCGAGCTGCGCTTCCGCTGCCCGCTGAGCGGACGCGAACGTCACTACCAATGGCGTAGCCAATAGCGTCCGCTGCCGCGTGACACACCCGGCGGACAACGACGGCACGTGCCGCCACACGACGACCCGCAAGCCGCCTCGCGCCCGTCAGTTCTTGTACGCCACGACGCTGGTCACTGGGTGCAGGTGGGCGTCAGCGACTGGCGCTAAGCCCGACGAGGAAAGCAACCCGCGCAAGGATCCGCGCGACACCTTCCGGGAGCCCCCTCCGTCAAATGAATGAAGTGCACGCAGCGTAGTCTCGGCCAGGCCGCCAGCCCAACGACGGATGCCCAAGCAAGTTCCAGGCGCAAGTGGACGACGACGAGCGCCGCCCCGCAGGCTGATCACAACGACATAAATACTCTTTTCCCTTTCTAATTTTGTAACCACCACATAAGACCTGCAACGCCGCGGCAGCTTTACGCGTCCTGTGTCCGGCGCAATACTGGCTCGGTTCACGGCAAAGGCGATTCCCATGCGACTGGCGGTTCTGGCATTGGACGGCGTATTCGACACGGGGCTGGCAACGGTGCTGGACGCCTTCACGACCGCGAACGAACTGGCGCAGATGCATGAAATTCCAGCGCCGGCGCTGTCACTGCAGGTCATCGCCCTGCGCCCCGTCGTGCGCAGCGCGCTCGGCCTCCAGGTGCCGGTAGTTCCGATCGACGCCTGCGAACGACCGGATTGGGTCGTGGTACCCGCCATCGGGTACAAGATGCCCGAAGCCCTGGTCGCCGCGCTGGGCCGCGACGA
This genomic stretch from Tahibacter amnicola harbors:
- a CDS encoding RNA pseudouridine synthase, with the translated sequence MAKGAVWLRRGSKEKRLRRATAPLMRGDVLSLHYDEKVLAAVAADPTLLADERQYSVWIKPAGVLAQGTRTGDHCALLRLVEAKLGRETFLVHRLDREAAGLMLIAHNAKAAAALSDLFARRQLEKTYRVDVRGRLPETGQFDAPLDGKPSRTTYHCTHYDADSDCSTALVQIESGRKHQIRRHFADAGFPVLGDPRYGQFNSDSRGLRLAAIELRFRCPLSGRERHYQWRSQ